A stretch of the Phyllopteryx taeniolatus isolate TA_2022b chromosome 5, UOR_Ptae_1.2, whole genome shotgun sequence genome encodes the following:
- the LOC133477664 gene encoding D(4) dopamine receptor-like isoform X1, which yields MVSTVANVDVKQKDPEQALVVAISCSAVLEDTDDGEVHGVGVAFPLLQVQAMQNANRRLVAANSAESLLFDVLLVTTDGRRRQSARIVSSTKHHGLEVSRFCFSGREDFVESLLENRVQLFLSAEPEEASQAWQRGVLSALLGRQTWSSSSEQLRVLLCGGDIITTPANPTPAAQGHNVAALVLGVLLIVVIVGGNALVCVSVLTEKALKTTTNYFIVSLAVSDLLLAVLVLPLFVYSEFQDGVWTLSTGVCDGLMSMDVMLCTASIFNLCAISVDRFIAVLIPLNYNRKHVDMRQSVLLSATWVLALAVASPVMLGVNEVAGRRPGECKLENADYVLYSSVCSFFIPCPVMLLLYCGMFRGLRRWEEARKAKLRSSIQACRKLREANAAAAASLPPLAGLPPLLPPVIEREADAGPTASFAQMKFTPEPRRRSRAKINSRERKAMKVLPVVVGVFLLCWTPFFVLHIVRARCRTCDIPPAAMSVATWLGYVNSALNPVIYTVFNAEFRRFFKNFLRRCCHLCCRAT from the exons ATGGTCTCCACCGTCGCGAACGTTGACGTGAAGCAG aaaGATCCCGAGCAAGCACTGGTGGTGGCCATCTCGTGCTCGGCCGTGTTGGAGGATACTGACGACGGCGAGGTGCACGGTGTGGGCGTGGCCTTCCCGCTGCTGCAGGTTCAA gCGATGCAGAATGCGAATCGGCGTCTGGTGGCTGCGAATTCTGCAGAGTCGTTGCTTTTTGACGTGCTTCTCGTCACCACTGACGGGCGTCGGCGGCAGAGCGCTCGCATCGTCAGCAGCACCAAACATCATG GTCTGGAAGTGAGCCGCTTCTGCTTTTCGGGTCGGGAAGACTTTGTGGAGAGTTTACTTGAAAATCGAGTGCAGCTCTTCCTGTCCGCAGAGCCAGAGGAAGCGTCGCAGGCGTGGCAAAGAG GTGTTCTGTCGGCGCTGTTGGGCCGTCAAACTTGGTCGAGCTCGTCGGAGCAGCTCAGAGTTTTGTTGTGCGGCGGTGACATCATCACGACACCTGCCAACCCCACGCCAGCAGCGCAG GGCCACAACGTGGCGGCTCTGGTGCTGGGCGTGCTGCTCATCGTGGTGATCGTCGGCGGCAACGCGCTGGTGTGCGTCAGCGTGCTGACCGAGAAAGCCCTCAAGACCACCACCAACTACTTCATCGTCAGCCTGGCGGTGTCCGACCTGCTGCTGGCCGTGCTCGTGCTGCCGCTCTTCGTCTACTCGGAG TTCCAGGACGGCGTGTGGACGCTGAGCACGGGCGTGTGCGACGGTCTGATGAGCATGGACGTCATGCTGTGCACCGCCTCCATCTTCAACCTGTGCGCCATCAGCGTGGACAG GTTCATCGCGGTGCTGATCCCGCTCAACTACAACCGGAAGCACGTGGACATGCGGCAGTCCGTCCTCCTGTCGGCCACGTGGGTCCTGGCCTTGGCGGTGGCCTCTCCCGTCATGCTGGGCGTCAACGAGGTGGCGGGCCGCCGCCCCGGCGAGTGCAAGCTGGAGAACGCCGACTACGTCCTGTACTCGTCCGTGTGCTCCTTCTTCATCCCGTGTCCCGTCATGCTGCTGCTCTACTGCGGAATGTTCCGCGGCTTGCGGCGCTGGGAGGAGGCGCGCAAGGCCAAGCTGAGGAGCAGCATCCAGGCCTGCCGCAAGCTGCGGGAGGccaacgccgccgccgccgcctcgctCCCGCCTCTGGCCGGGCTGCCGCCGCTTCTGCCGCCCGTCATCGAGCGGGAGGCCGACGCCGGCCCCACCGCGAGCTTCGCCCAGATGAAGTTCACCCCTGAGCCTCGGCGGAGGAGCAGAGCGAAGATCAACAGCCGCGAGAGGAAGGCCATGAAGGTGCTGCCTGTCGTCGTAG GTGTGTTCTTGCTGTGCTGGACGCCGTTCTTCGTGCTGCACATCGTGCGCGCCCGCTGCCGGACGTGCGATATCCCGCCCGCCGCCATGAGCGTGGCCACGTGGCTGGGTTACGTCAACAGCGCGCTCAATCCCGTCATCTACACCGTGTTCAACGCTGAGTTCCGACGCTTTTTCAAAAACTTCCTGCGCCGCTGCTGCCACTTATGCTGCCGCGCCACATGA
- the LOC133477664 gene encoding D(4) dopamine receptor-like isoform X2, with product MVSTVANVDVKQKDPEQALVVAISCSAVLEDTDDGEVHGVGVAFPLLQAMQNANRRLVAANSAESLLFDVLLVTTDGRRRQSARIVSSTKHHGLEVSRFCFSGREDFVESLLENRVQLFLSAEPEEASQAWQRGVLSALLGRQTWSSSSEQLRVLLCGGDIITTPANPTPAAQGHNVAALVLGVLLIVVIVGGNALVCVSVLTEKALKTTTNYFIVSLAVSDLLLAVLVLPLFVYSEFQDGVWTLSTGVCDGLMSMDVMLCTASIFNLCAISVDRFIAVLIPLNYNRKHVDMRQSVLLSATWVLALAVASPVMLGVNEVAGRRPGECKLENADYVLYSSVCSFFIPCPVMLLLYCGMFRGLRRWEEARKAKLRSSIQACRKLREANAAAAASLPPLAGLPPLLPPVIEREADAGPTASFAQMKFTPEPRRRSRAKINSRERKAMKVLPVVVGVFLLCWTPFFVLHIVRARCRTCDIPPAAMSVATWLGYVNSALNPVIYTVFNAEFRRFFKNFLRRCCHLCCRAT from the exons ATGGTCTCCACCGTCGCGAACGTTGACGTGAAGCAG aaaGATCCCGAGCAAGCACTGGTGGTGGCCATCTCGTGCTCGGCCGTGTTGGAGGATACTGACGACGGCGAGGTGCACGGTGTGGGCGTGGCCTTCCCGCTGCTGCAG gCGATGCAGAATGCGAATCGGCGTCTGGTGGCTGCGAATTCTGCAGAGTCGTTGCTTTTTGACGTGCTTCTCGTCACCACTGACGGGCGTCGGCGGCAGAGCGCTCGCATCGTCAGCAGCACCAAACATCATG GTCTGGAAGTGAGCCGCTTCTGCTTTTCGGGTCGGGAAGACTTTGTGGAGAGTTTACTTGAAAATCGAGTGCAGCTCTTCCTGTCCGCAGAGCCAGAGGAAGCGTCGCAGGCGTGGCAAAGAG GTGTTCTGTCGGCGCTGTTGGGCCGTCAAACTTGGTCGAGCTCGTCGGAGCAGCTCAGAGTTTTGTTGTGCGGCGGTGACATCATCACGACACCTGCCAACCCCACGCCAGCAGCGCAG GGCCACAACGTGGCGGCTCTGGTGCTGGGCGTGCTGCTCATCGTGGTGATCGTCGGCGGCAACGCGCTGGTGTGCGTCAGCGTGCTGACCGAGAAAGCCCTCAAGACCACCACCAACTACTTCATCGTCAGCCTGGCGGTGTCCGACCTGCTGCTGGCCGTGCTCGTGCTGCCGCTCTTCGTCTACTCGGAG TTCCAGGACGGCGTGTGGACGCTGAGCACGGGCGTGTGCGACGGTCTGATGAGCATGGACGTCATGCTGTGCACCGCCTCCATCTTCAACCTGTGCGCCATCAGCGTGGACAG GTTCATCGCGGTGCTGATCCCGCTCAACTACAACCGGAAGCACGTGGACATGCGGCAGTCCGTCCTCCTGTCGGCCACGTGGGTCCTGGCCTTGGCGGTGGCCTCTCCCGTCATGCTGGGCGTCAACGAGGTGGCGGGCCGCCGCCCCGGCGAGTGCAAGCTGGAGAACGCCGACTACGTCCTGTACTCGTCCGTGTGCTCCTTCTTCATCCCGTGTCCCGTCATGCTGCTGCTCTACTGCGGAATGTTCCGCGGCTTGCGGCGCTGGGAGGAGGCGCGCAAGGCCAAGCTGAGGAGCAGCATCCAGGCCTGCCGCAAGCTGCGGGAGGccaacgccgccgccgccgcctcgctCCCGCCTCTGGCCGGGCTGCCGCCGCTTCTGCCGCCCGTCATCGAGCGGGAGGCCGACGCCGGCCCCACCGCGAGCTTCGCCCAGATGAAGTTCACCCCTGAGCCTCGGCGGAGGAGCAGAGCGAAGATCAACAGCCGCGAGAGGAAGGCCATGAAGGTGCTGCCTGTCGTCGTAG GTGTGTTCTTGCTGTGCTGGACGCCGTTCTTCGTGCTGCACATCGTGCGCGCCCGCTGCCGGACGTGCGATATCCCGCCCGCCGCCATGAGCGTGGCCACGTGGCTGGGTTACGTCAACAGCGCGCTCAATCCCGTCATCTACACCGTGTTCAACGCTGAGTTCCGACGCTTTTTCAAAAACTTCCTGCGCCGCTGCTGCCACTTATGCTGCCGCGCCACATGA
- the LOC133477664 gene encoding D(4) dopamine receptor-like isoform X3: MQNANRRLVAANSAESLLFDVLLVTTDGRRRQSARIVSSTKHHGLEVSRFCFSGREDFVESLLENRVQLFLSAEPEEASQAWQRGVLSALLGRQTWSSSSEQLRVLLCGGDIITTPANPTPAAQGHNVAALVLGVLLIVVIVGGNALVCVSVLTEKALKTTTNYFIVSLAVSDLLLAVLVLPLFVYSEFQDGVWTLSTGVCDGLMSMDVMLCTASIFNLCAISVDRFIAVLIPLNYNRKHVDMRQSVLLSATWVLALAVASPVMLGVNEVAGRRPGECKLENADYVLYSSVCSFFIPCPVMLLLYCGMFRGLRRWEEARKAKLRSSIQACRKLREANAAAAASLPPLAGLPPLLPPVIEREADAGPTASFAQMKFTPEPRRRSRAKINSRERKAMKVLPVVVGVFLLCWTPFFVLHIVRARCRTCDIPPAAMSVATWLGYVNSALNPVIYTVFNAEFRRFFKNFLRRCCHLCCRAT, translated from the exons ATGCAGAATGCGAATCGGCGTCTGGTGGCTGCGAATTCTGCAGAGTCGTTGCTTTTTGACGTGCTTCTCGTCACCACTGACGGGCGTCGGCGGCAGAGCGCTCGCATCGTCAGCAGCACCAAACATCATG GTCTGGAAGTGAGCCGCTTCTGCTTTTCGGGTCGGGAAGACTTTGTGGAGAGTTTACTTGAAAATCGAGTGCAGCTCTTCCTGTCCGCAGAGCCAGAGGAAGCGTCGCAGGCGTGGCAAAGAG GTGTTCTGTCGGCGCTGTTGGGCCGTCAAACTTGGTCGAGCTCGTCGGAGCAGCTCAGAGTTTTGTTGTGCGGCGGTGACATCATCACGACACCTGCCAACCCCACGCCAGCAGCGCAG GGCCACAACGTGGCGGCTCTGGTGCTGGGCGTGCTGCTCATCGTGGTGATCGTCGGCGGCAACGCGCTGGTGTGCGTCAGCGTGCTGACCGAGAAAGCCCTCAAGACCACCACCAACTACTTCATCGTCAGCCTGGCGGTGTCCGACCTGCTGCTGGCCGTGCTCGTGCTGCCGCTCTTCGTCTACTCGGAG TTCCAGGACGGCGTGTGGACGCTGAGCACGGGCGTGTGCGACGGTCTGATGAGCATGGACGTCATGCTGTGCACCGCCTCCATCTTCAACCTGTGCGCCATCAGCGTGGACAG GTTCATCGCGGTGCTGATCCCGCTCAACTACAACCGGAAGCACGTGGACATGCGGCAGTCCGTCCTCCTGTCGGCCACGTGGGTCCTGGCCTTGGCGGTGGCCTCTCCCGTCATGCTGGGCGTCAACGAGGTGGCGGGCCGCCGCCCCGGCGAGTGCAAGCTGGAGAACGCCGACTACGTCCTGTACTCGTCCGTGTGCTCCTTCTTCATCCCGTGTCCCGTCATGCTGCTGCTCTACTGCGGAATGTTCCGCGGCTTGCGGCGCTGGGAGGAGGCGCGCAAGGCCAAGCTGAGGAGCAGCATCCAGGCCTGCCGCAAGCTGCGGGAGGccaacgccgccgccgccgcctcgctCCCGCCTCTGGCCGGGCTGCCGCCGCTTCTGCCGCCCGTCATCGAGCGGGAGGCCGACGCCGGCCCCACCGCGAGCTTCGCCCAGATGAAGTTCACCCCTGAGCCTCGGCGGAGGAGCAGAGCGAAGATCAACAGCCGCGAGAGGAAGGCCATGAAGGTGCTGCCTGTCGTCGTAG GTGTGTTCTTGCTGTGCTGGACGCCGTTCTTCGTGCTGCACATCGTGCGCGCCCGCTGCCGGACGTGCGATATCCCGCCCGCCGCCATGAGCGTGGCCACGTGGCTGGGTTACGTCAACAGCGCGCTCAATCCCGTCATCTACACCGTGTTCAACGCTGAGTTCCGACGCTTTTTCAAAAACTTCCTGCGCCGCTGCTGCCACTTATGCTGCCGCGCCACATGA